A window of the Desulforapulum autotrophicum HRM2 genome harbors these coding sequences:
- a CDS encoding FAD/NAD(P)-dependent oxidoreductase translates to MKTHYHVIIVGAGFAGLTAAETFAGQGLDILIIDENAQSGGQLLRKTRHRPSLLPRLEPDRMKSKGFALIESIKKRQGIDWITQAQVLGIFKERRLLVHVENHNTPGEKDAGKIREVQADHLILATGARERYLPFKGWTLPGVMSLGAAQILMKSHGVLPARNTLIAGTSPLMMVLAWEILGNRGRVAGLVDQNSMKKKLAFVPLVKDHWPKLVEGALYTARMILSGVPVHQGTRVIEARGENGFTSAIIAKTTPEGVIIPGTEKQCPADALAIGHGFVPNIELPVQAGCELEYHRDKGGWVVRINQKLESSVRSVYAVGEITGIAGAKKSFIQGRLVALSILSRLGKINLNSRTNDFHHGVETLVALNLEQEKYARFLNQLCQVPLSAYGTIPDETMICRCEEITMGTIRKNIHQGFDTMGSLKKATRCGMGRCQGRICGPVILDIITALTGKSPAQVGCTLSRVPVKNVGISAFLNP, encoded by the coding sequence ATGAAGACCCATTACCATGTTATCATCGTGGGGGCAGGTTTTGCAGGACTTACAGCCGCCGAAACCTTTGCCGGCCAGGGCCTTGATATCCTGATCATTGATGAAAACGCCCAGTCCGGCGGACAGCTGCTCCGGAAAACCAGGCACAGGCCATCCCTTTTACCCAGACTGGAACCTGACCGGATGAAATCAAAGGGCTTTGCCCTGATTGAATCCATCAAGAAACGCCAGGGTATAGACTGGATCACCCAGGCCCAGGTACTGGGTATTTTCAAGGAAAGAAGACTCCTCGTCCATGTGGAAAACCATAACACCCCGGGGGAAAAAGACGCCGGAAAAATCCGTGAAGTCCAGGCCGACCATCTCATCCTTGCCACCGGTGCCAGGGAAAGGTATCTGCCGTTTAAGGGCTGGACCCTGCCCGGGGTCATGTCCCTGGGGGCTGCCCAGATCCTCATGAAAAGCCATGGGGTACTGCCTGCCCGCAACACGCTGATTGCAGGCACAAGCCCCCTGATGATGGTACTGGCATGGGAAATCCTTGGTAACAGAGGCAGGGTTGCAGGGCTTGTGGATCAAAATTCCATGAAAAAGAAACTGGCCTTTGTTCCCCTGGTCAAAGACCACTGGCCCAAACTCGTGGAAGGTGCCCTCTATACCGCCCGCATGATCCTCAGCGGCGTCCCCGTGCACCAGGGCACCCGGGTGATCGAAGCCAGGGGAGAGAACGGATTTACATCGGCAATTATTGCAAAGACCACACCTGAAGGGGTTATCATCCCGGGCACAGAAAAACAGTGCCCGGCCGACGCCCTGGCCATTGGCCACGGGTTTGTCCCCAATATTGAACTGCCGGTCCAGGCAGGCTGCGAACTTGAATACCACAGGGACAAGGGCGGCTGGGTGGTCAGGATTAATCAGAAGCTGGAATCCTCCGTCCGGTCGGTTTATGCCGTGGGCGAAATCACGGGCATTGCCGGGGCAAAAAAATCCTTTATCCAGGGTAGACTTGTGGCCCTGTCCATCCTCAGCCGCCTGGGTAAAATAAATTTAAACAGCCGGACTAACGACTTTCACCATGGGGTTGAAACCCTTGTTGCCCTTAACCTGGAGCAGGAAAAGTATGCCCGTTTTTTAAATCAGCTGTGCCAGGTACCGCTGTCCGCCTATGGAACCATTCCCGATGAGACCATGATCTGCCGGTGTGAAGAGATTACCATGGGAACCATCAGAAAAAACATCCACCAGGGGTTTGACACCATGGGCAGCTTGAAAAAGGCCACCCGGTGCGGAATGGGCCGGTGCCAGGGTCGGATCTGCGGGCCTGTGATATTGGATATCATAACGGCGTTGACAGGAAAAAGCCCCGCCCAGGTCGGATGCACCCTGTCACGGGTGCCGGTGAAAAACGTGGGGATCAGCGCCTTTTTAAATCCATAA
- a CDS encoding aspartate/glutamate racemase family protein, giving the protein MDLKNNRSTTPFIGIIMLDTVFPRIKGDIGNPATFDFPVKYKIVKGASPERVVLQADKSLLQPFVAAGRSLIRDGAFALATSCGFLALFHRELTQALDVPIYSSSLLQVHFAQSIIKKGQKTGIITARKRSLTRDHLAAVGIEHYPLTIVGMEEAEEFTSVFIQGKSTLDADKCRQEMKETALALKASNPDLGAIVLECTNMPPYTQTVHRATGGLPVFDVVTMVNYAHSAGMAVSQDYSVCNNLDNSGKGV; this is encoded by the coding sequence ATGGATTTAAAAAACAACAGATCAACCACCCCATTTATCGGCATCATCATGCTCGACACCGTTTTCCCCCGTATTAAGGGAGATATCGGCAATCCTGCCACCTTCGACTTTCCGGTAAAATACAAGATCGTCAAAGGAGCCTCACCGGAACGTGTGGTGCTCCAGGCAGACAAAAGCCTGCTCCAGCCCTTTGTTGCGGCAGGGCGCTCCCTGATTCGGGACGGCGCCTTTGCCCTTGCCACCTCCTGCGGGTTTCTGGCCCTATTCCACAGGGAGCTGACCCAGGCCCTGGATGTTCCCATATATTCATCAAGCCTACTCCAAGTTCATTTTGCCCAATCAATCATCAAAAAAGGTCAAAAAACCGGCATCATCACCGCCCGGAAACGGTCACTGACCCGTGATCACCTTGCCGCCGTGGGCATCGAACACTACCCCCTGACCATTGTTGGCATGGAGGAGGCCGAGGAATTTACCTCTGTTTTCATCCAGGGCAAATCAACCCTTGATGCGGACAAATGCCGGCAGGAGATGAAGGAAACCGCCCTGGCCCTGAAAGCCTCAAATCCTGACCTGGGCGCCATTGTACTGGAATGCACCAACATGCCGCCCTATACGCAAACGGTTCACAGGGCAACCGGGGGATTGCCGGTCTTTGATGTGGTCACCATGGTCAATTATGCACATTCGGCAGGCATGGCCGTATCGCAAGATTATTCTGTCTGCAACAATCTGGATAATTCCGGGAAAGGCGTCTGA
- a CDS encoding rubrerythrin family protein, which translates to MTTLDNLKEAFAGESQANRLYLAFAKKADKDGLPQISKLFRAAAAAETIHAHAHLSAMGGVKTTLENLETAIEGEGHEFKEMYPKFLTQAREEGVKPAETSFAYALAVEEIHHGLYAKALEAVKGKGDLPETTIHVCPLCGNTVEGGVPDKCPICKVPGSKFVEVA; encoded by the coding sequence ATGACAACACTGGATAATTTAAAAGAAGCATTTGCAGGCGAGAGCCAGGCCAACAGACTCTACCTTGCCTTTGCCAAAAAAGCCGATAAAGACGGCCTGCCACAAATTTCAAAACTGTTCAGGGCAGCAGCTGCTGCAGAAACCATCCATGCCCATGCACATTTAAGTGCCATGGGCGGTGTTAAAACCACCCTGGAAAACCTGGAAACCGCCATTGAAGGCGAAGGTCATGAATTCAAGGAGATGTATCCAAAATTTCTGACCCAGGCCCGGGAAGAAGGCGTGAAACCGGCTGAAACTTCCTTTGCCTATGCCCTGGCCGTGGAAGAAATTCATCATGGGCTGTACGCCAAGGCACTGGAAGCGGTGAAGGGCAAGGGCGATCTTCCTGAAACCACCATCCATGTCTGCCCCCTGTGCGGGAACACCGTTGAGGGAGGCGTGCCGGACAAGTGCCCGATCTGCAAGGTGCCCGGCAGCAAATTTGTCGAAGTTGCATAG
- a CDS encoding GNAT family N-acetyltransferase has product MKIRTVQAKDIDACHLIEQHCFTQSEAASLDSIKERATVYPSGFIVAELDHRVVGMINSGATDSDDITDEAFKKLIGHREDGRNIVIFSVSVAPKFQGKKIASRLMSRFVERSRELNKEKILLLCKTDLIPFYERLGFTLGGISTSTHGGFEWHEMIYTLKNTNN; this is encoded by the coding sequence GTGAAGATAAGAACGGTGCAGGCAAAGGATATTGACGCCTGCCATTTAATTGAACAGCATTGTTTTACACAAAGTGAAGCAGCTTCTCTGGACTCCATAAAAGAGCGGGCCACAGTATATCCATCTGGATTTATTGTTGCAGAGCTTGACCACAGGGTGGTTGGAATGATCAACAGCGGTGCAACCGATAGTGATGACATCACCGATGAAGCATTTAAAAAACTGATCGGCCACAGGGAAGACGGGAGAAACATCGTTATTTTCTCTGTTTCGGTTGCCCCGAAATTTCAAGGGAAAAAAATTGCTTCACGCCTGATGAGCCGGTTTGTAGAGCGATCCAGGGAGTTGAACAAAGAAAAAATCCTGCTGCTCTGTAAAACAGACCTGATTCCATTTTATGAACGACTGGGATTTACCCTTGGGGGAATATCCACCTCCACCCACGGCGGGTTTGAATGGCATGAAATGATATATACCCTTAAAAATACAAACAATTAG
- a CDS encoding MalY/PatB family protein: MEINQEWNFDEIIDRSNTGSMKWEPGVLGVKFGKGREDLLPLWVADMDFKCPPAVVQAMEKRLAHQVYGYTMPDPGYNAALIAWYQRRHQWAIDNRWIMTSPGIVPATNYLIQRFSKPGDKILIQTPVYYPFAQSIATNGRRIADNPLQIVDGRYQMDFEDLEEKAKDPRVKMAILCSPHNPVGRVWTREELERFGKICIDNHVLIFADEIHCDLTMPGFQHTCFQGISQEFAQHSIAGNSGSKTFNLAGLQQSSLIIPNDQLFSELSIYFETLGVGPRGGGTLFGAVATQAAYNGAEPWLDDLLVYLHENFIYLKTQLEDQLPGVRVFDLEGTYLAWVDFRALGLSPETTILKIEQDAKVALDHGNWFGENGAGFERVNIACPRSILKKAVDAMVAAFVQ; this comes from the coding sequence ATGGAAATCAATCAGGAATGGAATTTTGATGAAATCATTGACAGGAGCAATACCGGTTCCATGAAATGGGAGCCCGGGGTCCTGGGGGTTAAATTTGGAAAAGGCAGGGAAGACCTGCTGCCCCTGTGGGTGGCGGATATGGATTTTAAATGTCCCCCTGCCGTGGTACAGGCCATGGAAAAACGCCTGGCCCACCAGGTGTACGGGTATACCATGCCCGACCCCGGTTACAATGCCGCATTGATCGCCTGGTATCAGCGCCGCCACCAATGGGCAATCGACAACCGCTGGATCATGACCAGTCCAGGTATTGTCCCGGCAACCAATTATCTGATCCAGCGTTTTTCCAAGCCCGGTGACAAGATTTTGATCCAGACCCCAGTCTATTATCCGTTTGCCCAGTCCATTGCCACAAACGGACGACGTATTGCCGACAATCCCCTGCAAATTGTGGACGGCCGGTATCAGATGGATTTTGAAGATCTTGAAGAAAAAGCCAAAGACCCCAGGGTCAAGATGGCCATCCTCTGCAGCCCCCACAACCCCGTGGGCCGGGTCTGGACCCGGGAGGAACTTGAACGCTTTGGAAAGATCTGCATCGACAACCATGTCCTGATATTTGCCGATGAAATCCATTGTGACCTAACCATGCCCGGATTCCAGCATACCTGTTTTCAGGGAATCTCCCAGGAATTTGCCCAGCATTCCATTGCCGGCAATTCAGGCAGCAAGACCTTTAATCTGGCAGGGCTTCAGCAGTCAAGCCTCATCATTCCCAATGACCAGCTTTTCAGTGAACTATCAATCTATTTTGAAACCCTGGGTGTCGGCCCCCGGGGCGGAGGCACCCTGTTTGGGGCCGTTGCCACCCAGGCAGCATACAACGGTGCAGAACCCTGGCTGGATGATCTGCTGGTTTATCTGCATGAAAATTTCATCTATCTGAAAACACAACTTGAAGACCAGCTGCCCGGGGTAAGGGTGTTTGACCTTGAAGGCACCTATCTGGCCTGGGTGGATTTCAGGGCCCTGGGACTGTCACCGGAAACAACCATCCTTAAAATTGAACAGGATGCCAAGGTGGCCCTGGATCATGGCAACTGGTTTGGTGAGAATGGTGCCGGGTTTGAACGGGTGAACATTGCCTGCCCCAGATCAATCCTGAAAAAAGCGGTTGATGCCATGGTGGCGGCCTTTGTTCAATAA
- a CDS encoding DUF1848 domain-containing protein, which translates to MGIKWPKTTIETPEGPCTAIAPWIISASRATDIPACYSEWFFDKLKKGYVQWINPFNRFKPQYVSFANTCVIVFWTKNPAPMIPLLERLESLGIACYFQFTLNDYEAEGFEPGVPPLNQRMETFQALSERLGKERVIWRFDPLLMTDRSDPDQLISKIHGVGEIIHPFTEKLVFSFADISNYKKVTDNLARQSVRYRDFDTVTMADTARKISEINKPWGLKLATCGEAIDLSAFGIEHNKCIDDELILRITDKPQRSTQFEKFLGYERQGDLFAQPMQSKSKRLKDKGQRRECNCIYSKDIGSYNTCPHGCIYCYANDSAACVAKNRLKIRVENAALVP; encoded by the coding sequence ATGGGTATTAAATGGCCAAAAACAACCATTGAGACTCCGGAAGGGCCATGCACCGCAATCGCCCCCTGGATCATATCGGCCAGCAGAGCAACAGATATTCCTGCCTGTTACAGTGAATGGTTTTTTGACAAGCTTAAAAAGGGGTATGTGCAGTGGATCAACCCCTTTAACCGGTTCAAACCTCAGTATGTCTCGTTTGCCAACACCTGCGTCATTGTTTTCTGGACCAAGAACCCGGCGCCCATGATACCGTTGCTGGAGCGCCTTGAATCCCTTGGGATCGCCTGCTATTTTCAATTTACGCTCAATGACTATGAAGCAGAAGGGTTTGAACCTGGCGTGCCGCCACTGAACCAGCGTATGGAAACCTTCCAGGCCCTTTCTGAACGCCTTGGAAAAGAACGTGTGATCTGGCGATTTGATCCCCTGCTCATGACCGACAGGAGTGATCCCGATCAACTGATCTCAAAGATCCATGGAGTGGGGGAGATTATTCACCCATTTACAGAAAAGCTGGTGTTCAGTTTTGCAGATATCTCAAACTATAAAAAAGTGACCGACAACCTTGCCAGGCAGAGCGTCCGGTATCGTGATTTTGACACAGTTACCATGGCTGACACGGCCCGGAAAATCAGTGAAATAAACAAACCATGGGGGCTGAAACTTGCCACCTGCGGTGAGGCCATCGATCTTTCCGCCTTTGGCATTGAGCACAACAAATGCATTGACGATGAATTGATTCTGAGAATCACCGACAAGCCCCAAAGGAGCACCCAATTTGAAAAGTTCCTGGGGTATGAGCGCCAGGGCGATCTGTTTGCCCAACCCATGCAATCCAAGTCAAAAAGGCTCAAAGACAAGGGCCAGCGCAGGGAGTGCAATTGTATTTACAGCAAGGATATTGGCAGCTACAACACCTGCCCCCATGGATGTATTTACTGCTATGCCAACGATTCTGCTGCATGTGTTGCGAAAAACCGGTTGAAAATTCGGGTGGAAAATGCGGCCCTTGTTCCCTGA
- a CDS encoding helix-turn-helix domain-containing protein, whose translation MLTLTENNILKRLGERLKQARLERNDPQKEFAFRIGVSIPTLYKMEQGHPSISLGIWAKALSVLGKLDDLDQLIASANAPGKSLFERYDAQHKTKKRQRAARRRHD comes from the coding sequence ATGCTTACGCTTACAGAAAATAATATCTTAAAAAGATTGGGAGAACGCCTTAAACAAGCCCGACTTGAGCGTAATGATCCCCAAAAAGAATTTGCCTTCAGGATCGGTGTCTCAATACCTACTTTATACAAAATGGAACAGGGACATCCATCCATATCATTGGGAATTTGGGCAAAGGCCTTATCTGTGCTTGGCAAACTTGACGACCTTGATCAGCTAATCGCTTCGGCAAACGCTCCTGGGAAATCCTTGTTTGAAAGATATGATGCCCAGCACAAGACAAAAAAACGTCAGCGGGCAGCAAGACGTCGCCATGATTAA
- a CDS encoding HipA N-terminal domain-containing protein, with translation MIKLNVMVTLPDATRLPCGEIVATPPDSQGLVKGAFRYSKAYLDHSLAFPLDPVTLPMISKEFIAQSPAGVHAVFEDALPDDWEKNC, from the coding sequence ATGATTAAGTTAAACGTCATGGTGACCCTCCCAGATGCTACAAGATTGCCCTGTGGAGAAATTGTTGCCACACCACCTGATTCCCAGGGGTTGGTCAAAGGGGCATTTCGATATTCTAAGGCGTACCTTGACCATTCCCTTGCCTTTCCTTTAGATCCTGTAACATTGCCGATGATTTCCAAAGAATTTATTGCACAAAGCCCAGCAGGCGTTCACGCCGTATTCGAGGACGCATTGCCAGATGACTGGGAAAAAAACTGCTGA
- a CDS encoding DEAD/DEAH box helicase, which produces MTAVSTDARAGAHTPLRLCRLCKRGPFPMDAYNLDLTDLLMKSAEGLLEIDDLFDCCGNIKYKLRNDQFPVLQKFAAYLLDIATRPDPQFSSPCCRIILPPRTGKTIIAGHIIALTALPATIVVPTRTLVLQTVESLSSQLNGSVPIGLFYGEEKRVVKNGINVITYSSLQGHSQQGTLPRAFARSALVFVDEAHHSMTRLRQKALSRAFSAQAVRIALTATPTYNDDKRVDLFYPDKIYEIDLKEAIALGLLAPARVWVAEVDAGKSRVRIFAGDFERELLGRIMSSAPFFKTVEIFRYSPENRDIPCLIVCASRQQAHDLHTYLKRHRPDGCPPPGLILGETPGNARTRLLDPFEGGKIDTLIQVNVLIEGWNSPHCKLLIDLSPSTSRVRATQKYFRVMTRFRQKQAKIYVILPDRLPRPPVLPMDLLFESGDEYTCGDLLDRRDRSAVSTALDMLDQTPVKGVVVKKKIVVGTRLELPRLKPGNMGQVRLVIESCPAFNPADPCIRKEFIRLMFNHHLFAGSGKGLLNWFGIGYGKNAYWMFMAKLYPSVTGHVFLTKNAAIRNKKEQCFEVQGLCSTDVDFFNKALVQPATKKGKPTAPFPESPTQASVCQIQEHHIAEIHCATEQQTHTPHP; this is translated from the coding sequence ATGACGGCTGTCAGCACAGACGCCAGGGCCGGCGCCCACACCCCGCTCCGGCTGTGCCGGTTGTGCAAAAGAGGGCCTTTTCCCATGGATGCCTATAATCTGGATTTAACAGACCTGTTGATGAAAAGTGCGGAAGGTCTTCTGGAAATAGACGATCTCTTTGACTGCTGCGGCAACATAAAATACAAGCTCAGGAACGACCAGTTTCCTGTGCTTCAAAAATTTGCAGCCTATCTGCTGGATATTGCAACCCGGCCTGACCCACAATTCTCTTCTCCCTGTTGCAGGATCATCCTTCCGCCCCGCACTGGAAAAACCATAATTGCAGGCCACATAATTGCCTTGACAGCCCTGCCCGCAACCATTGTTGTACCCACCAGAACCCTTGTCCTCCAGACAGTGGAATCCCTTTCTTCCCAGCTCAATGGCTCCGTCCCCATTGGTCTTTTTTACGGAGAGGAAAAGCGTGTTGTCAAAAACGGCATCAACGTGATCACCTACAGCAGCCTCCAGGGGCATTCACAGCAGGGAACACTGCCCCGGGCCTTTGCCCGATCCGCCCTTGTCTTTGTGGATGAAGCCCATCACAGCATGACCAGGCTGCGCCAGAAGGCATTGAGCAGGGCTTTTTCAGCCCAGGCAGTCCGTATTGCGTTGACCGCTACTCCCACTTATAACGATGACAAGCGGGTTGACCTTTTTTATCCTGACAAGATTTATGAAATTGACCTCAAGGAGGCCATTGCCCTTGGGCTTCTGGCACCTGCAAGGGTGTGGGTGGCAGAGGTGGATGCAGGAAAATCCAGAGTGCGAATTTTTGCCGGTGATTTTGAAAGGGAATTGTTGGGGCGAATCATGTCCAGCGCCCCTTTTTTTAAAACAGTGGAGATCTTTCGATATTCACCAGAAAATCGTGATATCCCGTGTTTGATTGTGTGTGCTTCACGGCAGCAGGCCCATGATCTCCACACCTATTTAAAAAGGCACAGGCCCGACGGCTGCCCCCCTCCGGGCTTGATTCTGGGAGAAACCCCGGGCAACGCCAGGACCAGACTCCTTGATCCGTTTGAGGGGGGAAAGATTGATACCCTGATCCAGGTAAACGTTTTGATTGAAGGGTGGAATTCGCCCCATTGCAAGCTTCTTATCGACCTTAGTCCCTCCACCTCCAGGGTTCGTGCCACCCAGAAATATTTCCGGGTGATGACTCGATTCCGGCAAAAACAAGCAAAAATTTACGTGATCCTTCCGGATAGATTACCCCGGCCGCCAGTTTTGCCCATGGACCTTCTTTTTGAATCCGGGGATGAGTACACCTGCGGAGACCTGCTTGACCGCAGGGACCGTTCCGCTGTTTCAACGGCCCTGGACATGCTGGACCAAACCCCTGTCAAAGGGGTGGTTGTCAAGAAAAAGATCGTGGTGGGAACCCGGCTGGAACTTCCCCGTTTAAAACCGGGAAACATGGGGCAGGTCCGCCTTGTCATTGAATCATGCCCCGCTTTTAACCCTGCCGACCCCTGCATCCGAAAAGAGTTTATCCGCCTGATGTTCAACCATCATCTGTTTGCCGGTTCCGGTAAGGGCCTGCTGAACTGGTTCGGGATTGGGTATGGAAAAAATGCCTACTGGATGTTTATGGCAAAACTTTACCCAAGCGTGACCGGCCATGTGTTTTTGACAAAAAATGCCGCGATTCGTAATAAAAAAGAACAATGTTTTGAAGTTCAAGGTTTGTGCAGCACGGATGTTGATTTTTTCAACAAGGCACTGGTTCAACCTGCCACAAAAAAGGGTAAACCAACCGCCCCCTTTCCTGAATCCCCCACTCAAGCCTCTGTATGTCAGATTCAGGAACACCATATTGCTGAAATACATTGCGCCACCGAGCAACAGACCCATACACCTCATCCATAA